The following are from one region of the Dreissena polymorpha isolate Duluth1 unplaced genomic scaffold, UMN_Dpol_1.0 chrUn080, whole genome shotgun sequence genome:
- the LOC127864009 gene encoding chitobiase-like, translated as MFILICLSGLLALDTINGDSQLRVETSASGAFDSMGLREFRSKRQFHANHHHSFDCWDGSNSGDPKCNTTTVGTVATETTTTFRVTPDHFSAYGLTQSQLDTLAETLKIEVKVIDNLIMDKTSHVVKTTLRNDGNVPIPASGWRLYFYSMLRVYPDVFPANMTKELEFEHIRVGMVQGDLYYIEPMSGFKPLPAGFARDYNIIVYLWSVQRTDFMPLWYVTSDDASVQPRVVQSTLSLNLDYVSDFDDVRQWKRWRDDRYNPFTPQERAERLAYDYTNVEAKFIIPTPKSLQMDRQKSMTSFNSSWKVFAEDSIFNDTAMYIKEKLQIQHSISKPNAYVIIMSYKTNMEPEGYILNVDANVIRLEASDTAGMFYAAQSLRSVIDGARGAGIPAMTVHDAPRYGWRGMLLDVARNFHSLDDVKRLMDVMALYKMNVLHLHLSDDEGWRLEIEGLPELTEVGGKRCHDLLENNCIIPQFGSGPFANSSGSGFFTKSQYIEILSYAKKNHIKVVPEFDMPGHCHAAVASMERRFRKTNSSAYRLVDPDDKSTYMSAQNWKDNAINPCINSTYAFIGKVMDAVKALHAGIRPLEIYHFGGDEVAIGAWEKSPRCVEFLRANPRYNNYHGLNNYFVERVAKLAAERDLSLGGWEDDFSDGFTPLPAVDLSKTDLYVNPWNNIWKWAGGRNAYKFANAGYKVIITQATNIYFDHSQEPDAEERGLYWATRFTDTRKVFDFRPDALYDNIREDRDGNPLNKDVFCTPLLCTPLEKTENVIGMQGAMWSETIRTSENLDYMIFPRLLALAEREWHKAPFEQTGESSRSDWLSFAKAVGEKEFQRLEENNVQYRIPPPGARVASYKVTVTTTYPGLGAYYSSNNGTTWQHIGVNQATAVTWNNAGSILLRTTNAAGTRFSRSVKLSRESSGTEFLSIFHPHPITPTWDGKPPITVTVTGSNVTPSQNSFVNSTTTSSTTNISVSTTSDNSKTTSYDTPSTTRSIVTTSSTTSSTTFSMRTDSSTSPSTASSNATTNSPTLSTTSSTATTTTTASTSTLRVSTPTMTAGSKTTKPHDNANHTTHSTRSTTTETTTTTTATTTTTANPITTTTTLIVTTNFTINNTEAPCEDLKECALFGRDICLDDPSNNTYLPFAKKNCPLYCAFCKPTSFVCKDVNPACPSFDDGTLCTDKAYTQWVYENCMVYCHVYPCNGTVPTTSVF; from the exons AtgtttattcttatttgtttgagtGGGCTGTTAGCACTTGACACAATCAATGGAGATTCACAGTTAAGAGTTGAGACCTCGGCGTCAGGGGCGTTTGATTCAA TGGGACTCCGTGAATTCAGGTCCAAGCGCCAGTTCCACGCCAACCACCATCACTCGTTTGACTGTTGGGATGGAAGCAACTCTGGCGACCCAAAATGCAACACCACCACCGTCG GAACCGTCGCGACAGAGACAACAACGACGTTCAGAGTTACACCAG ACCACTTCAGTGCATATGGACTCACTCAGAGCCAACTAGATACACTGGCTGAAACCCTTAAGATAGAAGTCAAAGTCATTGACAACCTTATAATGGACAAAACGAGTCACGTTGTCAAGACCACTCTTAGAAATGACGGCAATGTGCCGATACCCGCATCCGGATGGAGGCTTTATTTTTACAGCATGCTCCGCGTGTACCCGGATGTATTTCCCGCAAATATGACAAAGGAGCTTGAATTTGAACACATTCGTGTGGGCATGGTGCAAGGCGACCTATACTACATTGAGCCCATGAGTGGGTTCAAGCCTTTGCCCGCAGGGTTCGCCAGGGATTACAATATCATCGTCTATCTTTGGTCCGTGCAGCGGACGGATTTTATGCCTCTTTGGTATGTCACTTCGGATGACGCAAGCGTTCAGCCACGTGTGGTGCAATCAACGTTGTCATTAAACCTTGATTATGTCTCGGATTTCGATGATGTCAGACAGTGGAAGCGCTGGCGAGATGATCGCTACAATCCTTTCACCCCACAGGAGCGGGCAGAACGACTGGCGTACGACTACACCAATGTT GAAGCAAAGTTCATAATTCCAACACCGAAGTCACTCCAAATGGACCGCCAAAAGTCAATGACGTCATTCAATTCCAGCTGGAAGGTGTTTGCAGAAGACAGCATCTTCAATGACACAGCTATGTACATAAAAG AGAAGCTGCAAATTCAGCACTCCATCTCAAAACCGAATGCTTACGTCATAATAATGAGTTATAAAACCAACATGGAACCTGAAGGGTATATATTAAACGTCGATGCAAACGTCATACGTTTAGAAGCGAGTGATACGGCGGGCATGTTCTACGCCGCACAGTCTCTCCGAAGCGTCATTGACGGAGCGCGCGGTGCAGGTATCCCAGCCATGACGGTGCACGACGCGCCGCGGTACGGCTGGAGAGGCATGCTTCTCGACGTCGCTCGGAATTTCCATTCGCTCGATGACGTCAAGCGTCTCATGGACGTCATGGCTTTGTACAAGATGAACGTGCTGCACCTTCACCTCTCGGACGACGAGGGGTGGAGACTTGAGATCGAAGGACTGCCGGAACTCACCGAA GTTGGCGGCAAAAGATGTCATGACCTGCTGGAAAATAACTGTATTATTCCGCAATTCGGATCCGGTCCATTCGCCAACTCTTCAGGAAGTGGGTTTTTTACCAAATCGCAATATATTGAAATACTTTCCTACGCGAAGAAAAATCACATAAAAGTAGTTCCAGAGTTTGACATGCCAGGTCACTGTCACGCCGCGGTCGCGTCGATGGAACGTCGGTTCAGAAAAACGAATTCCTCCGCGTATCGCCTCGTTGATCCAGATGACAAATCTACGTACATGTCCGCTCAAAATTGGAAGGACAATGCCATTAATCCGTGTATCAATTCGACCTACGCCTTCATAGGCAAGGTTATGGACGCAGTCAAAG CCCTTCACGCGGGCATTCGGCCACTGGAGATCTACCATTTTGGTGGGGACGAGGTAGCCATTGGGGCGTGGGAGAAGTCGCCCAGATGCGTGGAGTTCCTGCGGGCCAATCCGCGTTATAACAACTATCATG GTTTAAACAATTACTTCGTCGAGCGTGTAGCGAAGCTTGCGGCCGAGCGAGACTTGTCGCTAGGTGGCTGGGAGGACGACTTCTCGGATGGTTTTACGCCACTTCCGGCCGTAGACCTCTCGAAGACGGACCTTTATGTCAACCCATGGAACAACATTTGGAAGTGGGCTGGCGGCAGAAATGCATACAAGTTCGCGAACGCCGGATATAAG GTCATCATTACCCAGGCGACGAACATCTATTTCGACCACTCCCAGGAGCCGGATGCGGAAGAGCGGGGACTATACTGGGCCACGCGCTTCACTGACACACGCAAGGTGTTTGACTTCCGGCCAGACGCTCTCTACGACAACATCAGAGAGGACCGCGATGGCAACCCACTAAACAAGGACGTCTTTTGCACGCCTTTGCTGTGCACGCCTTTGGAAAAAACGGAAAATGTTATCG GTATGCAGGGCGCAATGTGGAGCGAGACGATACGCACGAGCGAAAACTTGGACTATATGATCTTCCCCCGCCTTCTGGCGCTCGCGGAACGCGAGTGGCACAAGGCACCATTCGAGCAGACGGGCGAATCGTCGCGTAGTGATTGGCTTTCTTTCGCAAAAGCGGTTGGAGAAAAGGAGTTTCAGCGACTGGAAGAAAATAATGTTCAATATCGCATTCCTCCGCCGGGAGCAAG AGTTGCGTCCTACAAAGTCACGGTGACCACAACATACCCCGGGCTGGGTGCCTATTACAGCTCGAATAACGGAACCACCTGGCAACATATCGGCGTTAATCAAGCAACCGCCGTTACATGGAACAACGCCGGGTCGATTTTACTTAGAACGAC AAATGCAGCTGGTACCCGTTTCAGCCGTTCAGTGAAACTATCACGAG AGAGCTCTGGAACTGAATTTCTCTCCATATTTCATCCCCACCCAATTACGCCAACGTGGGACGGAAAGCCGCCAATAACTGTCACGGTGACGG GGTCAAATGTTACTCCGTCCCAGAATTCGTTTGTCAATTCTACGACAACATCTTCGACAACTAATATTTCCGTATCTACAACCTCTGATAATTCCAAAACGACATCTTATGATACACCATCAACGACACGTTCGATTGTGACTACGTCTTCTACTACATCATCAACGACATTTTCAATGAGGACGGATTCTTCTACTTCACCATCAACTGCATCTTCAAATGCAACGACAAATTCTCCAACATTATCAACCACATCCTCTACCGCAACAACCACTACAACTGCATCGACATCCACGTTAAGGGTTTCTACCCCGACAATGACTGCCGGAAGCAAGACAACCAAACCCCACGATAATGCAAATCACACAACACACTCGACGCGTTCAACCACTACGGAAACGACGACCACCACCACagcaacaaccaccaccacagcCAAtcccatcaccaccaccaccacgctCATCGTCACAACGAATTTCACCATCAACAATACCGAAG CACCTTGCGAGGATTTAAAAGAATGTGCCCTATTTGGTCGAGATATCTGTTTAGACGATCCGTCTAACAACACTTATCTGCCGTTTGCAAAGAAGAACTGCCCCTTGTATTGTGCCTTCTGTAAACCAA CTTCATTTGTCTGCAAAGATGTCAACCCCGCATGTCCATCGTTTGATGATGGAACCCTGTGTACAGATAAAGCATATACACAGTGGGTCTACGAGAACTGCATGGTGTATTGTCACGTGTATCCATGCAACG GGACCGTGCCTACCACGTCGGTTTTCTAG